The sequence below is a genomic window from Rhodococcus sp. 4CII.
GTGAGTGCCATCCCTTACTGTGACGATGTCCTGGACCCTTCCGTCTCGCTCCTCCAGTTGGTGGACGTCGCGAAGAATCTCGGTGTGGCCGTCACCCGGGTGCAGCAGCTTCTGCGGGATCAGCAGCTGATCGCCGTGCGCCGTGGCGGCGTCCTCGGTGTTCCCGAACTCTTCTTCGACGACGCCGGCGAAACCGTCAAATGGCTGCCCGGCCTCATCGCCGTGCTGCACGACGGCGGGTTCAGCGACGAGGAAATCCTGCTGTGGCTGTTCCGTGAGGACGACAGCCTGCCGGGCACTCCCGTGCAGGCCCTGCACGGCCACCTCGCCCGCGAGGTGATCCGTCGGGCTCAGGCGATGGGATTCTGACCACCCGTCACCGCGACCGCCCACCGGCAGGCACCGCGAGCCGGGCGAACTGGGGTAGCGCCGTCGCCCAGCGATTTCTCCGGGCGACGGTGGCGCGCCGGTCGAGAACCCGGTAGCCCCCGCGCTCGATCTCGTCGAGAATGCGCGAATACAGCACGAACGCGGTCCGGATACCGGGTTGCACCCGCCGGTCCAGCATCGCGATGCCCGGCTCCGCGTCCCGGTACACCGACCGGGTGATCGCGATCAGGTGCGCGAGGGCCCGCACGATGCGCCGGTCCGTCGACCCGCTGCGGCGGCAGTGCACGAGAAGGTCGGTGTCGACGCCGAACGCCGCGAGTTCGTCGGCGGGGAGGTAGACGCGGCCCCGGTCGAGATCCTCGCCGACGTCGCGGAGGAAATTGGTCAACTGGAACGCCTCACCGAGCGCCGCGGCGTGCGGCGCCGCGTCCTCGACCCGTCCGGTGGTTCCGAGGACGGGGAGCATCTGCAACCCGATCACGACCGCCGACCCGTACATGTACGTCCGGAGTTCGGTCATGCTGCGGTATTCGGCGCGATGCGCCGCGGTCCCGGGAACGTCCATCCGCATCGAGTCCAGGAACGCGAAGAAGTAGTCGCGGGAGATGTCGAACTCCGCCACCGTGTCGAGGAATGCGGGGAGCACCCGCAGCATCTCCGGTGTGCAGGACTTCGGCGCGGGTGCGGTCCGGTCGGTGAACCCGCGCCGCAGGACGTCCTCGATCCGATCGAGCTCGGCGGCGCAGTTCCCGGCCGTCCGGCCCGGATCGGCGTCCACGATGTCGTCGACCGTGCGGGCGAAACCGTACAGGGCGTGCACCGCGCTGCGGCGGCGTTCGGGAAGAAGTCGCGTCGCGAGGTGGTACGTCCGTCCGTGCTCCGCCGTCACCGCCCCGCAATACCGATAACTGTCCGCCGGTTCGGTCATCGAGATGTCACTCGATGCCGGGCGACGACGCAGCCCCTGCGAGGCCGGAGATGCGCACGTCCCCGGCAGGCCGGGGTGTGCGCAGACGCAGCGGGTCGACGGTGCGCAGTGACACGGCCGCGACGACCGCGGCGAACGTCGCCAGCGCCACGTGCGCGACCGTGTACAGACCGATCGACCCGTCGGGCTGGAAGACCAGCATCAGCCAGGTCGACAGCCCGACGAGGACCATCAGGGTCCGCGTCGACAGTGCGAAGCCGGCGGCGATGGCGATGGGCCACGAGTAGTACCAGGGCAGCGCCGCGGGCGAGAGGATCACTATCGCGACCAGGACGATGAGGATCCCGAGGATCGCGTCACGCTCGGTCTTCCGGTACCGCCACCAGACCGTCAGCACGATCGCGACCAGCGCCACCGCGCAGATCGGACGGGTGATTGCCAGCACCTCACCCAACCGCAGGTCCGCGAACCACGATGTCCCGACCGTCACGATGTGGGCGAGGATCGTCGGTAGTGACAGCCAGTTGATGATCTTGTTCGAACCGGACAGCGCGGTCATCCAGCCCAGCCCGACCCCGGCGACGGCGGAGGCGGCCGCGAACACGGCCACGAACACGGCGAACCCGGCCCCGGCGGTCTTCGCGAACGACGCCAGGGGCGACGCGGGCGTGCGACCTTCCGCCTCGGCCTTCTCCTTCTCGTGGACCATCCAGATCCACACCATGAACGGGAGGGCGGCGCCGGCCGTCGCCTTGATCGCGACCGCCACCGCGACGAGGGCGATGCCGGCGAGGTGGCGGCGTTCCAGGACGAGGGCGATGCCGGCGATCATCAGGCCGACCATCAGCAGTTCGTTGTGTACACCGCCGATGAGATGGACGAGGACCAGGGGATTGAGCACGGCGAGCCACAGCGCGATCGCGGGATTTCCGCCGAGATGGCGGGCGAGGTGCGGGACCCCCCACACCATCAGTGCGAGCCCGGGCAGCATCGTCAGGCGCAGCAGCATCGTCCCGGCGATCACGTTGTCGCCCGTCAGCGCCGTGATGCCCTGACCGAGGAGCAGGAACAGCGGCCCGTACGGCGCCGTGGTGGTGGTCCACACGTTGCTGACGTTGTCGAGAAGGACCCCCGGGTTGACCACCGGTCCCACGGCGTACGGGTCGAACCCGTCCCGCAGGAGCGCGCCCTGCGCGAGATAGGAGTAGGCGTCCCGGCTGAACATCGGCACCGCGAGCAGCAGCGGCGCCGTCCACACCGGGACGATCAAGCGCAACTGCCGCAGACTCACGTTTCCGCCGAGGGTGGCGCGGCCCAACCGCACCCACGCCGCGATCATCGCGACCACACCCACCCAGACGATGACGGTCGACAGGATCTGGCCGTGACCGAATCGCAGCCACGACAGGTGCATCGCCTCGAGAAGCGGGTCCTCGCGGCGAACGCTGCCCGCACCGAAACCACCGAACGTGATCATCACGGCGCCCGCGAAACCGAGGATCGCGGCGTGCCCTTCCGGACTGCGGAGGAAGTCGGCCGTGGTCTGAGGCCACGATCGCTGCGGTGCGGTCGTCGCAGGGGCGACGGTCGCCTGCCGGGCAGAGGACGTCATGAGTGCAGATTCCTCCCCCGAGGTGAGTTCGGTTGCGTTCGGAGCGCCCGTCGTCGCGCGCATCGCATGGTCGAGGACCCAGTTTAATTGCTGCCGGCGCCAGATCTCGCCACGCCTCGCCCTATCCACTCGCACTTCGTGCTTTTCGGGCCATTTCCGCACTTTCTGCGGGGGCGGTCCCGGTGATGCGTGCCGCCGCGAGCTTTCCCGACAGCAGGACGGTGGGGACTCCGACGCCCGGAACGGTGCCCGAACCGGCGAGAACCACGTTGTCCAGGCCGTCGACCAGGTTCGGACGCCGGAACGGCCCGGTCTGCCGGAACACGTGCGCGGCCGCGAACGGACTGCCGGCGGCCATGCCCTTGCCGAGCCAGGTGAGCGGGGTGTCGACGTGGTCGACCGTGAAATGGTCCGCGATGCCGGTGTAGCCGCGCGCCTCGAGCTCGCGCAGCAGTTCGTCCACGTACGGGCGGGTCAGCGAGGACCAGTCGAGCGGCGCGCTGTGCAGGTTCGGGCAGGGCGCCAGCACCGACACCGGCTCGGAGGCTGTGCCCGCGCGGTCGACGACGAGCCCCGGATCGGAGACGGCGGGTCGCGTGATCAGCAGGGACGGGTCCGTCATGAGCCGTCCGCGTCCGGCACGCGCCGTGATTTCCGCGAACGTGCGCGCCCACGCGTCACCGAAGTCGATGGTGTGGTGCCGCCGGGCGGCCCAGCGGGACGTCACCGCCGTGGGGACCGTCCCGTGCAGGACGACGGCGGACGGCGACACCCGCACCCGGCGGGGAGCCCGGCGGGTCACCGGGCGGAGGAGTTCGTCGACGACGGCGGTGTCCGGGGTGAGGACCAGCGCGTCGCAGTCGATGCGGTCACCCGCCGCGGTCACGACGGCAACGACGCGGCCACCCGACTTCTCGACGGCCGCGACCTCGGCACCCAGCCGGATCTCTCCACCGGCGGTGGTGAGGGCGTCGGCGAGGGCGAGCGCGATCGAGCGCATCCCGCCCCGGGGGAAGTACACGCCGAGCGAGGTGTCCATGTGGGCGATCGCGCCGTACACGGCGAGGGCGTCGGCAGGCGCGACCCCGGCGTACAGGGCCTGGAACGTGAAGATCCGGCGCAGCCGCGGATCGGTGATCGTGCGGTCGACCCGGGCGCCGAGCTTGCCGAAGCCGCCCAGCAGGGTGAGCTTCAGCAGGTCCTTCGCGGCCGCACGGGACGCGACGAGATCCAGCGGGGAGTCGAAGTTGGCGTCCATGAAGCGGTGGTACTCGGCGTCGAAGATCCGGCCCAGCCAGCGCCGCAGCCGCAGATATCTGGCCGACTCGGCCGCCCCGCACACCCGGCTGATCTCGTCGGCCATCCGGTCCGGGTCGGAGTGGACGTCCAGCGAGGAACCGTCCGCGAACCGCGCGTGATACGCCGGGGCCAGCCGTTCGAGGACCAAGGCGGGGCGAGTGGACTGGAAGTCCGCGCCCACCGCGGCGAGCGCCTCACCGACCAGTGCGGGCATCGTGAGGACGGTGGCGCCGTTGTCGATGTCGTAGCCCGGGCCGCGGTACGTGCCCACCCGGCCGCCCGGCGACGATTCCCGCTCGAGGACGGTGACGCGCCGCCCCGCCCCGGTGAGGTGCAACGCCGCGGACAGCCCGGCGAGACCGGCACCGACGACCACGACGTGATCGGTCCGGCCGGGAACCGTCCGGAGCGCGCGAGCCATCGTCGACCTCAGTAGTCGCGGCGCGTCGCGGCGACGGCCATCTCGGTGAGTTGCTGCTTCGCCTCGCGGGTGGCGGTACTCGCCGTCAGCGTCGACAGCGCGTTCCCGACGAGTTCCTCGATCTGTTTCTCCACGTCCGCAACCGCGCCGAGCGAGGTGATCGTGGTCCGGAGCGTGTCCACATCCGCATCGGAGAGGTCGGTGCCGACACCGTTGCGTAGAAGGTCGGCGGCCGCGGGGTCGTCGGCGTCGGCGCGTTGCAGCGACATCGCGAACAGGACGGTGCGCTTGCCGGCCCGCAGGTCGTCGCCCGAGGGCTTGCCCGTCACGGCCGGATCGCCGAAGACGCCGAGCAGGTCGTCGCGGAGTTGGAAGGCGATACCGATATCGGTGCCGAATCGGCGGTAGGCCGCGACGAGGGCGTCGTCGGCGCCCGCGAGTGCGGCGCCGAGATGCAATGGCCGTTCGATGGTGTACGCCGCCGTCTTGTACCGGTTCACCTTCATGGCCGCGTCGATCGACTCGTCCGCCCGGGCCTCGTTGCTGATGTCGAGGAACTGTCCGCCGAGCACCTCGGTCCGCATCGCGGACCAGACGGGGGAGATCCGGGCCGAGGCCTCCGGGGTGATGCCCGAGTCGCGGATCATGTCGTCGGCCCAGGCGAGGGCGAGATCGCCG
It includes:
- a CDS encoding Rv2175c family DNA-binding protein — protein: MSAIPYCDDVLDPSVSLLQLVDVAKNLGVAVTRVQQLLRDQQLIAVRRGGVLGVPELFFDDAGETVKWLPGLIAVLHDGGFSDEEILLWLFREDDSLPGTPVQALHGHLAREVIRRAQAMGF
- a CDS encoding phytoene/squalene synthase family protein, giving the protein MTEPADSYRYCGAVTAEHGRTYHLATRLLPERRRSAVHALYGFARTVDDIVDADPGRTAGNCAAELDRIEDVLRRGFTDRTAPAPKSCTPEMLRVLPAFLDTVAEFDISRDYFFAFLDSMRMDVPGTAAHRAEYRSMTELRTYMYGSAVVIGLQMLPVLGTTGRVEDAAPHAAALGEAFQLTNFLRDVGEDLDRGRVYLPADELAAFGVDTDLLVHCRRSGSTDRRIVRALAHLIAITRSVYRDAEPGIAMLDRRVQPGIRTAFVLYSRILDEIERGGYRVLDRRATVARRNRWATALPQFARLAVPAGGRSR
- a CDS encoding alpha-(1->6)-mannopyranosyltransferase A, translated to MTSSARQATVAPATTAPQRSWPQTTADFLRSPEGHAAILGFAGAVMITFGGFGAGSVRREDPLLEAMHLSWLRFGHGQILSTVIVWVGVVAMIAAWVRLGRATLGGNVSLRQLRLIVPVWTAPLLLAVPMFSRDAYSYLAQGALLRDGFDPYAVGPVVNPGVLLDNVSNVWTTTTAPYGPLFLLLGQGITALTGDNVIAGTMLLRLTMLPGLALMVWGVPHLARHLGGNPAIALWLAVLNPLVLVHLIGGVHNELLMVGLMIAGIALVLERRHLAGIALVAVAVAIKATAGAALPFMVWIWMVHEKEKAEAEGRTPASPLASFAKTAGAGFAVFVAVFAAASAVAGVGLGWMTALSGSNKIINWLSLPTILAHIVTVGTSWFADLRLGEVLAITRPICAVALVAIVLTVWWRYRKTERDAILGILIVLVAIVILSPAALPWYYSWPIAIAAGFALSTRTLMVLVGLSTWLMLVFQPDGSIGLYTVAHVALATFAAVVAAVSLRTVDPLRLRTPRPAGDVRISGLAGAASSPGIE
- the crtI gene encoding phytoene desaturase family protein is translated as MARALRTVPGRTDHVVVVGAGLAGLSAALHLTGAGRRVTVLERESSPGGRVGTYRGPGYDIDNGATVLTMPALVGEALAAVGADFQSTRPALVLERLAPAYHARFADGSSLDVHSDPDRMADEISRVCGAAESARYLRLRRWLGRIFDAEYHRFMDANFDSPLDLVASRAAAKDLLKLTLLGGFGKLGARVDRTITDPRLRRIFTFQALYAGVAPADALAVYGAIAHMDTSLGVYFPRGGMRSIALALADALTTAGGEIRLGAEVAAVEKSGGRVVAVVTAAGDRIDCDALVLTPDTAVVDELLRPVTRRAPRRVRVSPSAVVLHGTVPTAVTSRWAARRHHTIDFGDAWARTFAEITARAGRGRLMTDPSLLITRPAVSDPGLVVDRAGTASEPVSVLAPCPNLHSAPLDWSSLTRPYVDELLRELEARGYTGIADHFTVDHVDTPLTWLGKGMAAGSPFAAAHVFRQTGPFRRPNLVDGLDNVVLAGSGTVPGVGVPTVLLSGKLAAARITGTAPAESAEMARKARSASG
- a CDS encoding polyprenyl synthetase family protein, with product MEATLSVGTRPAALAADVENALRDFFAGRQDLVDAVGGGYRDAVTTLEDFVLRGGKRVRPAFAWTGWLGAGGDARGPDAEPVLRACSALELVQACALVHDDIIDASTTRRGFPTVHVEFEDRHRAGGWSGDSAHFGEGVAILLGDLALAWADDMIRDSGITPEASARISPVWSAMRTEVLGGQFLDISNEARADESIDAAMKVNRYKTAAYTIERPLHLGAALAGADDALVAAYRRFGTDIGIAFQLRDDLLGVFGDPAVTGKPSGDDLRAGKRTVLFAMSLQRADADDPAAADLLRNGVGTDLSDADVDTLRTTITSLGAVADVEKQIEELVGNALSTLTASTATREAKQQLTEMAVAATRRDY